In the genome of Nitrospira japonica, one region contains:
- the accB gene encoding acetyl-CoA carboxylase biotin carboxyl carrier protein produces MTRGKPRRPKKRETPIVLPQSLAGGAGDAGRPFLTGNQSKHIQELVDLLKRNNLTELELEREGVRIRIRHEVGVKTITTAVTDIAPTGAIAVSQPAVAPSGAAEDTAGLVTITSPIVGTFYRSPSPDADPYVEEGDFVKRGQVLCIVEAMKLMNEIESEVDGQVVKILAESTKPVEYGQALFRIDPKATA; encoded by the coding sequence GTGACCCGGGGTAAGCCTCGTCGCCCGAAGAAACGAGAGACTCCCATCGTTCTGCCGCAGAGCCTGGCGGGGGGGGCCGGAGATGCAGGACGGCCCTTCCTGACGGGAAACCAATCCAAGCACATCCAGGAATTGGTCGATTTGCTCAAGCGGAACAATCTGACCGAATTGGAATTGGAGCGGGAAGGGGTCCGTATCAGGATTCGGCATGAGGTCGGGGTCAAGACGATCACGACAGCCGTGACCGATATCGCTCCGACCGGCGCGATCGCTGTCTCTCAACCGGCGGTGGCGCCCAGCGGCGCGGCCGAGGACACGGCGGGTCTGGTCACGATCACCTCTCCCATCGTCGGCACGTTTTATCGGTCGCCGTCCCCGGATGCCGATCCGTATGTCGAGGAAGGTGATTTCGTCAAACGGGGACAGGTGTTGTGCATCGTCGAGGCAATGAAGTTGATGAATGAAATTGAGTCCGAAGTCGACGGCCAGGTCGTCAAGATCCTCGCCGAAAGCACCAAGCCGGTCGAGTACGGGCAGGCCCTCTTTCGCATCGATCCCAAGGCCACGGCCTAG
- the efp gene encoding elongation factor P → MISTTDFRGGVRLLLDGEPFYIVEFQHVKPGKGGAFVRTKLKSYISGNVLDRTFRSGERFEEPDLEERDMQFLYATGDDYTFMDTESYEQLTFAKKQLGDNADLLKENMVAKILIYEHRPIDVELPIFIELKVVDAEPGVRGDTASGGTKPAVVETGATIKVPLYLEVGTVIKIDTRTRAYVERVR, encoded by the coding sequence GTGATTTCGACCACTGATTTCCGAGGAGGCGTACGGCTCTTGCTTGACGGGGAGCCGTTCTACATTGTCGAGTTTCAGCACGTGAAACCGGGAAAGGGCGGGGCATTTGTCCGTACCAAACTCAAGAGTTACATATCGGGCAACGTACTCGATCGAACCTTTCGGTCCGGCGAGCGCTTCGAGGAGCCCGACCTTGAAGAACGGGACATGCAGTTCCTCTATGCCACGGGTGACGATTATACGTTCATGGACACGGAGAGCTACGAGCAGCTGACCTTTGCCAAGAAGCAACTCGGGGATAACGCGGATCTCCTCAAAGAGAACATGGTCGCCAAGATTCTGATCTATGAGCATCGCCCGATCGACGTCGAGTTGCCGATTTTCATCGAGCTCAAGGTGGTGGATGCGGAACCGGGCGTCCGTGGGGATACGGCATCCGGCGGCACCAAGCCGGCCGTCGTCGAGACCGGTGCGACGATCAAGGTTCCACTCTATCTGGAGGTGGGCACCGTGATTAAGATCGACACCCGCACAAGAGCTTATGTGGAGCGCGTCCGGTGA
- the aroQ gene encoding type II 3-dehydroquinate dehydratase: MLRILVLHGPNLNLLGTREQGIYGSVALDAIDGDIVKLAEELSVEVDIRQSNHEGELVSWIQEARSGCHGVIINPAAYTHTSVAIRDALSAVSLPTIEVHLSNIHQREDFRHQSYVAGVALGQISGLGPAGYLLALRGLHGHLTARPPRTQPSSKAATSHRRTGRR; the protein is encoded by the coding sequence ATGCTACGGATACTCGTATTACACGGTCCAAATCTGAATCTGCTGGGCACCAGGGAACAGGGTATTTACGGGTCCGTCGCTCTCGACGCCATTGATGGCGATATCGTCAAGCTGGCGGAGGAGCTGTCCGTCGAGGTCGACATCCGGCAATCCAACCACGAAGGAGAATTGGTGTCGTGGATTCAGGAGGCCCGAAGCGGGTGTCACGGGGTGATCATCAATCCCGCGGCCTACACGCACACCAGCGTGGCGATTCGAGACGCCCTGTCGGCCGTGAGTCTGCCGACGATCGAGGTCCATTTATCCAACATTCATCAGCGGGAAGATTTCCGCCATCAATCTTATGTCGCTGGAGTGGCGCTTGGGCAGATTTCGGGGCTCGGGCCGGCGGGGTATCTGTTGGCGCTTCGGGGACTGCACGGGCATCTCACGGCGCGACCTCCGAGGACGCAACCCTCTTCCAAGGCGGCAACGTCTCATCGGCGGACGGGTCGCCGCTAA
- a CDS encoding tetratricopeptide repeat protein, producing MPSNQKLSASAMEIDRMALQLAKDPQSKVFLPLAEEYCKAGMWQEAAGVLEDGLKFYPGFITAMVVLGRAYDQLGQSTKAKALLEEAVRVSPENLRAHRTLIKIYVAQGASDEALRSCEVILALNPRDEEARAIREKLGKSSELTTRTPGHIRPVAPIVPTAVSTSPVSEEADRTETVDPRTPFQDLSAAATTTHEVADPVPAAAVDQAGQDGAAATPEPSPNSVDPVSAPSPHAGTVAQLEAWLRSIERARRDRNGSDRSGSLSSQ from the coding sequence ATGCCATCGAATCAGAAACTCTCGGCCAGTGCCATGGAAATCGACCGGATGGCCTTGCAATTGGCCAAAGATCCTCAGTCCAAGGTGTTCCTGCCGCTGGCGGAAGAGTATTGCAAGGCCGGCATGTGGCAGGAAGCCGCCGGTGTGCTGGAGGACGGCCTGAAGTTCTATCCGGGCTTCATCACGGCAATGGTCGTGCTTGGTCGAGCCTATGATCAACTTGGACAATCAACGAAAGCCAAAGCTCTCCTTGAAGAAGCGGTCAGGGTGAGCCCGGAAAACCTTCGTGCGCATCGGACCCTCATCAAGATCTACGTGGCTCAAGGCGCATCGGATGAGGCGTTAAGAAGCTGCGAGGTCATCCTGGCGTTGAACCCTCGGGACGAAGAAGCGCGGGCCATCAGGGAAAAACTGGGGAAATCATCCGAGTTGACGACCAGAACGCCGGGACACATACGTCCTGTCGCTCCAATCGTTCCCACGGCCGTCTCGACTTCTCCCGTATCGGAGGAAGCGGACCGAACAGAGACCGTCGATCCGCGAACTCCGTTTCAGGACCTTTCGGCTGCCGCGACGACGACGCACGAGGTCGCGGACCCTGTGCCAGCCGCAGCCGTCGATCAGGCCGGGCAAGATGGGGCTGCGGCCACTCCCGAGCCTTCACCGAATTCCGTCGACCCCGTTTCCGCCCCCTCTCCCCATGCCGGCACCGTCGCACAGCTGGAGGCTTGGCTCCGCTCCATCGAGCGGGCCCGACGTGATCGCAACGGATCGGATCGGTCCGGTTCCTTAAGTTCTCAATAG
- the coaBC gene encoding bifunctional phosphopantothenoylcysteine decarboxylase/phosphopantothenate--cysteine ligase CoaBC — protein sequence MVAGQIGPTLAGKHVILGVTGSIASYKAVNLLRALVREGAQVDVAMTRAAAKFVTPLTFEVLSGRPVAADLFEAHQEMKHLTLPERADVIVVAPATANFLAKAAVGLADDVLTTMLLAAACPVIIAPAMDGGMWTHPTVVEHVHTLRRRGVTVLDPEEGPLASGRLGQGRLAEESAILDAIQAVLLPRRDWSGHRVLVSAGPTQEPIDPVRYLSNRSSGKMGYALAEAAQARGASVVLVTGPTALPHPAGVEVVSVETAEEMSKALTMRLSWSTVVIMSAAVADFRPKHRAVNKLKKRDLTNPVLDLEPTGDILADLSARRTGQLLVGFAAETGDLLRHARQKLNAKGVDLIVANDVTTPGAGFGSDHNAATLIDRDGAISELGLRSKRRLADDILDAALRLARTAVRRPMTGEE from the coding sequence ATGGTTGCTGGGCAGATCGGACCGACGCTCGCCGGCAAGCACGTGATTCTTGGAGTAACGGGGAGCATCGCGTCCTACAAAGCCGTCAATCTTTTGCGCGCCTTGGTACGCGAAGGGGCGCAGGTGGACGTCGCGATGACGCGGGCGGCCGCGAAGTTCGTGACGCCCCTAACCTTCGAGGTGCTTTCAGGGCGTCCTGTAGCGGCGGACCTTTTCGAAGCCCATCAGGAAATGAAGCACTTGACGTTGCCCGAGAGGGCCGACGTCATCGTCGTGGCTCCCGCGACGGCCAATTTTCTCGCGAAGGCGGCGGTGGGTTTGGCCGATGATGTCTTGACGACGATGTTGCTGGCGGCCGCTTGTCCCGTGATCATCGCGCCGGCCATGGACGGCGGCATGTGGACACATCCGACCGTTGTCGAGCACGTTCACACCCTGCGTCGGCGCGGCGTGACCGTCCTGGATCCCGAGGAAGGCCCTCTGGCCTCTGGTCGCCTGGGACAAGGACGGCTGGCCGAGGAATCGGCGATACTCGACGCGATCCAAGCGGTGCTGTTGCCCCGGCGCGATTGGAGCGGCCACCGGGTGCTCGTTTCCGCCGGTCCCACGCAGGAACCGATCGACCCTGTACGATATCTTTCCAATCGAAGTTCAGGAAAAATGGGATACGCGCTGGCGGAAGCCGCGCAAGCCAGAGGCGCGTCAGTCGTCCTTGTCACCGGTCCTACCGCGCTGCCTCATCCGGCCGGAGTTGAGGTCGTCTCCGTCGAAACGGCGGAGGAAATGTCCAAGGCGCTGACCATGCGGTTGTCCTGGTCGACGGTGGTGATCATGTCGGCGGCGGTTGCGGATTTTCGACCGAAGCACCGGGCCGTCAACAAATTGAAGAAGCGTGACCTCACGAACCCCGTGTTGGATCTCGAGCCCACCGGCGATATTCTTGCGGATCTTTCCGCCCGGCGCACGGGCCAACTTCTGGTCGGCTTCGCCGCCGAAACGGGGGATTTACTCCGGCATGCCCGTCAGAAATTGAATGCCAAAGGCGTCGACCTCATCGTGGCCAACGATGTGACGACTCCCGGTGCCGGCTTCGGCAGCGATCACAATGCCGCGACATTGATTGATCGAGACGGGGCCATCAGCGAGTTGGGACTGCGATCCAAGCGCCGGCTTGCAGACGACATCCTGGATGCCGCCCTACGGCTGGCGCGTACGGCCGTTCGCAGGCCTATGACGGGGGAGGAGTAG
- a CDS encoding DNA-directed RNA polymerase subunit omega, with protein MIEMLNLLPQYTPDQFDSRHRLVIVAAQRAKHILQGSRPFGASRFTKETTVALDEVLRGEAKYLMGKEARDAMKEAKRGKEGESERMAMMTGEDAREIKKELSVYVDDTPKAPEPEAEE; from the coding sequence ATGATCGAGATGCTGAATTTGTTGCCGCAATATACGCCGGACCAGTTTGATTCCCGTCACCGATTGGTGATCGTGGCGGCTCAACGAGCCAAGCACATTCTCCAAGGCTCGCGTCCGTTCGGTGCCTCCCGCTTCACGAAGGAAACCACCGTGGCGCTGGACGAGGTGCTGCGCGGTGAAGCCAAGTACCTCATGGGCAAGGAAGCCCGCGATGCGATGAAAGAAGCCAAGCGCGGCAAGGAGGGCGAAAGCGAGCGCATGGCCATGATGACCGGTGAGGATGCCCGTGAGATCAAGAAAGAGCTGAGCGTCTACGTCGACGACACGCCAAAGGCTCCAGAGCCTGAAGCCGAGGAGTAA